ACTCATGAAAGCTCGAGTCGCGCATGAAAGTTGGACAGCTGCGTCTATTCATTAACAACGAAGACGTAGAAACAATCTCAGCTTAATACTGTCCTCGAAATTAAACCTGCGCTTACGTTTATCAGCCACAATGCCTCTGTCCACCGCGGAAGATATCCAACCCATAatccttcaaactcttGAAGCATCTGGCTCCATTCCGGACTCTCGTGAATTGGCTTACAATGGCCGGCTTTTACAATCTGCTGATGAGCAGGGTGTTGTAAGGGCTGTGTTGGACAGTTTGGCAAGTAAGGAGGTGCGTACGATCAACCAGATTTGACGAAAGTAACGGTAGCCAATGGTTTATTTAGATGGTTGAGTACAAGCAaatcaccaccaccacctaCAGCCTTActgaggagggagagggtaTCACTCAAAATGGTTCGCACGAGTATAGAGTGTGGGAGGTGCTTCCTGTGAAGGGTCAGGGAGAGCCCGTTGGTATTCCTGAACTCAAGGTGAGTAATTCAATTGCCTGTTAAACGTTGTCTGGTTGGCGACATTGACTATAGATATTGATCTTTTGCCTAGAAACGTCTCGGTGATGAGACTACCAAGGTTGGTCAGATGCGAGCGTTCAAGAACAAGTGGATAGCAAAGGATGGTGCAGGTTTCGTTCGTGCGGTGAGTCCATATGTCCATATGTTGCTGTTCGTAAAGAACGTGTTGCTGATTCGAAGAAGGCTGATGACCCTGTGGATGAGACTGCCGTgcaaatgaaggagatcaaggagaGCGGGCTGGTTGCAGGCGGTGAAGCCGTTGTCAAGGAGttgcaaaaaagaaaattgATTCAGCATAAGTAAGTCATCCTTCAGTACCGAGGAAACAACAAAGAAAACCTCATACCTCCCCAGGAAGCACATCCATTATTCTATTTCCAAAGGACCTCAGTTCTCTACAGAAGTCAAGCAGCTCGAAACTGACCTTACTGTTGAAATGCTCCACTCGTACGTATTATCCAACCCCTTAAATATTTACATAACCTAATGGGAAAACGCAGAGGTGCTTGGAAAGATGCTTCGTTCAAGCAGTACAACTTTGCCGCCGCTGGTCAGCCTACTGAAGGTGGCGCTCTCCATCCATTGTTGAAGGTTCGAGAAGAGTTCAGGACCATTTTCTTTGACATGGGGTATGTACCTtgattgaaggagaggatacTAGGTTCCTGATAGAAAGTCACAGTTTCACCGAGATGCCTACAAACAAGTTCGTCGAATCCGCCTTCTGGAACTTCGACGCCATGTTCGttcctcaacaacatccTGCTCGAGAGATGCAGGACACCTTCTACGTTAAGGGTGCGCATACTTCGAAATGGATAGTAGGTGTAGGGGCTAACAGTCTGCTGCAGACCCGGCCAAAGCCCTCCAGCCTGATGCCGACTACTACGAGCGAATTCAAAAGATtcatgaggaaggaggttaTGGATCTATCGGTTACCGAGCACCTTTCTCTCACGAGGAGAGTCAGAAGCTCTTGTTGCGTACACATACCACTGCTATCACCACCGACATGCTTTACAGGCTCGCCAATCAGCCTGGAGGGTTCAAGCCGGCAAAGATGTTCTCTATCGACCGAGTTTTCAGGTACTGTTCTACGATTGATTCGATGCGCATTTGCTTATAATTTTCTGCAGAAATGAAACTGCCGATGCTACCCATTTGGCAGAGTTTCACCAAGTGGAAGGTCTTGTTGCCGACTACGATATCACTCTCGGTCACCTCCTTGGTACGTTTTCCCTCGGAAAACGCAGTCCGCTCCACTAATGGTTTGTCTAGCTTTCATGCAAGagttcttctccaagacTGGTAACCACAAGCTGAGATTCAAGCCCGCATACAACCCTTACACTGAAGTAAGCCTATTTTGATAAGTCGCGAAACGACCCTTACACAATTACAGCCCAGTATGGAAGTTTTCTCATACCATGAAGGCTTGGGCAAGTGGATTGAAATTGCCAATGTATGTCTATCGTTATTTATCATACACATAATAGGAGCTGATATGAAGCTCCAGTCTGGTGTTTTCCGCCCTGAGATGCTCGAGCCCATGGGTCTTCCCAAGGGTGTCCGCGTTCTTGGCTGGGGTATGTCTCTCGAACGTCCTACGATGATCAAATACAAGATACAAGATATTAGGACGCTTGTGGGGCACAAAACGGATTTGGATCAAGTAAAGAAGAGGCCGGCGGTCAGGTTGGAGAAGGGCGATGACTAGATGCATATGGATTTCTTGGCGGATTTCTTGGCGAACACGCTTCGGATACCTCACTGCCAGGCTGTTTTATTTGTAGCATCGTGTTCTCCTGTTGGTATTGCTTGGATATTCCAGATAGCTTGAAAATCCTTTTGTCTGATTGTCACGCACAACTTATTTAGCACGACCGGACCTCATCGGAGACTAGCCATTGTCCGTCGAGGAGCTTGGGTCTTCGAGCCCAGTCACATAACAACTCAACTTTCACAAATAACGAGAAGACCAACGAACAAGATCTAAGAAACTTGCCTAGATCAGCTCTGCCAAATAGTCATCAAAGATCGGAGTGCGTCACGTAGCATGGCAACAATTATTCGAATTGCACGTTCCCAGTTCGCTCATGTTCCTATCCAGTAAAATCATAATATTCAACATTCCACGTATCCTCAACCTTACGTCCATCAGTCTACAATTTTATTCAGAGAAAAGCAATGACAACTATGGTCTTACTACCAAAGCGGTCATTACTACGCGCTCTTTTGATAACATCCCCCCTCATTTTGATCGGCCTGTTCGTTTTCCTTAAACCTTCGTCTGAGCcatttgaggatgatgatgtgacTGGTAGAGGATGGTCAAAAACTCCTGCGCCGCGGACGCATGGAAACTGGTGGGAGGGCATCCATAGAGGGGCGAACTGGAACCCATTAGGCTGGGTAAATAGCCCAGTactcaaagaagaagcactAGATGGTGACAGAGACGGATGGATAAATTTCGATGAAGAGCTGAAATGGACGAAATATGAAGGTGGTGAGTTATTCCATTGGTCATTCCAAGTACAGCCTGCCAATCATCTATCAGGCGTGGCAGGCTTCCAGGTATTTTCCAACCTATATTTGACAGGCGGAG
The window above is part of the Cryptococcus tetragattii IND107 chromosome 10, whole genome shotgun sequence genome. Proteins encoded here:
- a CDS encoding phenylalanine-tRNA ligase, alpha subunit, giving the protein MPLSTAEDIQPIILQTLEASGSIPDSRELAYNGRLLQSADEQGVVRAVLDSLASKEMVEYKQITTTTYSLTEEGEGITQNGSHEYRVWEVLPVKGQGEPVGIPELKKRLGDETTKVGQMRAFKNKWIAKDGAGFVRAADDPVDETAVQMKEIKESGLVAGGEAVVKELQKRKLIQHKKHIHYSISKGPQFSTEVKQLETDLTVEMLHSGAWKDASFKQYNFAAAGQPTEGGALHPLLKVREEFRTIFFDMGFTEMPTNKFVESAFWNFDAMFVPQQHPAREMQDTFYVKDPAKALQPDADYYERIQKIHEEGGYGSIGYRAPFSHEESQKLLLRTHTTAITTDMLYRLANQPGGFKPAKMFSIDRVFRNETADATHLAEFHQVEGLVADYDITLGHLLAFMQEFFSKTGNHKLRFKPAYNPYTEPSMEVFSYHEGLGKWIEIANSGVFRPEMLEPMGLPKGVRVLGWGMSLERPTMIKYKIQDIRTLVGHKTDLDQVKKRPAVRLEKGDD